One Ignavibacterium sp. DNA segment encodes these proteins:
- a CDS encoding SDR family oxidoreductase, translated as MKFLVTGGAGFIGSNIVEELLQRGNTVRVLDNFATGKRENLKDFTKDIDLIEGDIRSFHIVQQAVKGIDVILHQAALPSVPRSIKDPITSNEVNVVGTLNILEASKDAGVKRVVYASSSSVYGDNPELPKHEGMIPNPLSPYAVSKLAGEKYCSVYSRLYGIETVALRYFNVFGPRQDPNSQYSAVIPLFIKAIMNDKQPIIFGDGKQSRDFTYVANVVEANILAATKDVESGLVMNCACHGQITLNSLVHELNVLLDKDIKPFYADKRPGDILHSFADITKIQHELGFNPKVDFNIGIRMTLTSFQKVVQV; from the coding sequence TTGAAATTCTTAGTTACCGGCGGAGCCGGATTTATAGGCTCAAATATAGTTGAAGAATTATTGCAGCGTGGAAATACCGTTCGTGTATTAGATAATTTCGCTACAGGTAAACGTGAAAACTTAAAAGACTTTACAAAGGATATTGATTTAATCGAAGGTGATATCCGCTCATTTCATATTGTACAGCAGGCTGTTAAAGGTATTGATGTAATTCTTCATCAGGCGGCTTTGCCTTCCGTCCCCCGCTCTATTAAAGACCCAATAACAAGCAATGAAGTTAATGTTGTCGGAACATTAAATATTTTAGAAGCTTCTAAGGATGCGGGAGTAAAACGTGTAGTTTATGCGTCGTCATCATCTGTGTATGGTGATAACCCCGAGCTGCCGAAGCATGAAGGAATGATTCCAAATCCATTATCTCCTTATGCTGTAAGCAAATTAGCGGGCGAAAAATACTGCAGTGTGTATTCCCGATTATACGGAATTGAAACTGTTGCATTAAGATATTTTAATGTATTCGGTCCAAGACAGGATCCTAACTCACAGTACTCTGCAGTAATTCCATTATTTATAAAAGCTATTATGAATGATAAGCAGCCAATAATATTTGGCGACGGCAAACAGAGCAGGGATTTTACTTATGTTGCTAATGTTGTAGAAGCAAATATTCTTGCCGCTACAAAAGATGTTGAAAGTGGGTTGGTTATGAATTGTGCCTGCCACGGACAGATAACCTTGAATTCATTGGTGCATGAGTTGAATGTTCTGCTGGATAAAGATATTAAACCATTTTATGCTGATAAAAGACCGGGTGATATATTACACTCTTTTGCAGACATTACTAAAATTCAGCACGAGCTTGGTTTTAATCCTAAGGTTGATTTCAATATTGGGATTAGAATGACATTAACGAGCTTCCAAAAGGTAGTTCAAGTTTAA
- a CDS encoding polysaccharide deacetylase family protein, whose amino-acid sequence MSNKNIPVIMYHSVGIPNKKWHWNFLTCPWMIFEDQMQWIKNNGYTTIHLDDLYSFIYAGKTLPDKPIVLTFDDGYLDNYVFAYPLLKKYGLKGTIFINPEFVDPRLIKRKQFDQTDDISKLETDGFLSWEEIEEMFADNIFDFQSHALTHTWYPISNEIVDFRHPDDNYIWMTWNDNIDKKPYLQTDDKKLIELGAPVYKYSKSLSAPRYFPDDKLKDFLLTFVRENGGKLFFGNTDWQNILYQKVEEYRANNEIIDCVETENEYYERIKHELTSSKNILENRLKKKVNFLCWPGGSGTKVGIELSKIIGYKMTTAAKDLSKQSRRKIKNNPSKPCSRISRISPIYYESLNKNGGIDVTYSGSRIYGMKIKSFENNFIKSFMWKSLFYLFAFISKLNNKLIK is encoded by the coding sequence ATGAGTAACAAAAATATTCCAGTAATTATGTATCATAGTGTTGGCATACCAAATAAAAAATGGCATTGGAATTTTTTGACATGTCCATGGATGATTTTTGAAGATCAAATGCAGTGGATTAAAAATAATGGCTATACAACAATTCACCTTGACGATTTATATAGTTTTATTTACGCTGGTAAGACTTTGCCAGATAAACCAATAGTATTAACTTTTGATGATGGTTACTTGGATAATTATGTGTTTGCCTATCCTTTGTTAAAAAAATATGGATTAAAAGGTACCATATTTATTAATCCTGAATTTGTCGATCCACGACTTATTAAACGGAAACAATTTGATCAAACAGATGACATATCTAAACTTGAGACTGATGGTTTTTTATCTTGGGAAGAAATCGAAGAGATGTTTGCAGATAATATTTTTGATTTTCAATCACATGCTTTAACTCATACCTGGTATCCTATTTCAAACGAGATTGTTGATTTTCGTCATCCAGACGATAATTACATTTGGATGACATGGAACGATAACATAGATAAAAAGCCTTATCTTCAAACTGATGATAAGAAATTAATTGAATTAGGTGCACCCGTTTATAAATATTCAAAAAGTTTAAGTGCTCCAAGATATTTCCCTGATGATAAATTGAAAGATTTTCTTCTTACATTTGTAAGAGAAAATGGAGGTAAATTATTTTTTGGTAATACAGATTGGCAAAATATTTTATATCAAAAGGTAGAAGAATATAGAGCAAACAATGAAATTATTGATTGTGTTGAAACTGAAAATGAATATTATGAAAGAATAAAACATGAATTAACTTCAAGTAAAAATATTTTAGAAAATCGACTTAAAAAGAAAGTTAATTTTTTATGCTGGCCCGGTGGCAGTGGCACTAAAGTTGGCATAGAATTATCAAAAATAATTGGTTATAAAATGACCACTGCAGCCAAGGACTTATCAAAGCAATCAAGAAGGAAAATTAAGAATAATCCTTCTAAACCTTGTTCAAGAATATCACGCATCAGTCCAATTTATTATGAAAGTTTAAACAAGAATGGTGGAATTGATGTAACATATTCAGGAAGTCGTATTTATGGGATGAAAATTAAATCTTTTGAAAATAATTTCATTAAATCTTTTATGTGGAAATCACTTTTTTATCTATTTGCATTCATTTCAAAACTTAATAACAAACTAATTAAATGA
- a CDS encoding O-antigen ligase family protein, which translates to MDSNKNYFLLYILSVALIISFSVIGKHQYALYLLIFGLVILTFINNKYIIFLTIVFLPTNGIFPREIYIGGVLGLKQILSFFVMIPLLLIKFNGKDKVEKKYLNSIIALLFVLTIYQTYTAIKNAIWGIGDTYNSDLATMKVIGIIALLVPLILIIKKSPIIKNEISIAVTYGIVNMSIFTFISPILPDLGLKSTGIVISEMTFDRFAGIMADGDTNTLGVFFAMSIGYLILKYQYYNNYILFTLICTSLFALALTGSRTAFFALTTVFLLFMLRKTKVKIKGKVLFFLLLTVVSTFSFWVILFERVLLSGLQLDTQTGANRIGKWILYFAFFEKNPLIYLRGTDKDIMITWNNAYYAAHNFYIQVIYNAGLIALFLFLLSYWKIYNSGKKLFSTIDFLFIAIPYLFITSFVSDIGIIYYALLYATLLPLRLYPNSKIVSNNNH; encoded by the coding sequence ATGGATTCTAACAAAAATTATTTTTTACTCTATATACTTAGTGTCGCTCTCATAATTTCTTTTTCAGTTATTGGTAAGCATCAGTACGCACTGTATTTACTAATATTTGGATTAGTTATACTCACTTTTATTAATAATAAATATATTATTTTTTTAACAATAGTTTTTTTACCAACAAACGGGATTTTCCCAAGAGAGATTTATATAGGCGGTGTATTAGGACTAAAACAGATTTTGTCTTTCTTTGTAATGATACCATTATTATTAATCAAGTTTAATGGAAAAGACAAAGTCGAGAAGAAATATCTTAATAGTATAATTGCTTTACTTTTTGTGCTAACTATTTACCAAACATACACTGCTATTAAAAATGCAATTTGGGGTATCGGAGATACATATAACAGTGATTTAGCTACAATGAAAGTGATTGGAATAATAGCTTTGTTGGTACCTCTAATTCTGATAATTAAAAAAAGTCCAATAATTAAAAATGAAATTTCAATTGCAGTAACTTATGGTATAGTAAATATGTCCATTTTTACATTTATTAGTCCAATTTTGCCCGATCTAGGTCTAAAATCCACCGGTATAGTTATTTCAGAAATGACATTTGACAGATTTGCTGGTATTATGGCTGATGGTGACACAAATACGTTAGGTGTTTTTTTTGCAATGAGTATTGGATATCTAATCTTAAAATATCAATACTATAATAATTACATTTTGTTTACATTAATTTGTACTTCATTATTTGCATTAGCATTAACAGGATCACGGACTGCATTTTTTGCATTAACAACAGTTTTTTTATTATTCATGTTGAGAAAAACAAAAGTGAAAATCAAAGGTAAAGTATTATTTTTTTTACTACTTACTGTAGTTTCAACTTTTTCATTTTGGGTGATACTTTTTGAGCGAGTTTTGTTATCCGGATTACAGCTAGATACACAGACCGGAGCAAACAGGATTGGAAAATGGATTTTATATTTTGCATTTTTTGAGAAGAATCCGCTAATATATCTTCGAGGTACTGACAAGGATATAATGATCACTTGGAATAATGCATATTATGCGGCACATAATTTTTATATTCAAGTTATTTATAATGCCGGGCTTATTGCACTTTTTCTATTTCTCTTGAGTTATTGGAAAATATATAATAGTGGGAAAAAATTATTTAGCACTATTGATTTTCTATTCATAGCAATCCCTTATCTATTTATTACTTCTTTTGTGAGCGATATCGGAATAATTTACTACGCACTATTATATGCAACTTTGTTACCATTGCGCTTGTATCCGAACAGTAAGATCGTATCAAATAATAATCATTGA
- a CDS encoding glycosyltransferase, which produces MNIAVISNTLLKGGAEKQSLLLVNNLKDRYNIFLIVLYGDQVEKEYLDFIKFNNINLILIKGNLLKKIIALFRIFRDNEIDMVFSYLLKGNLISGICGRLAGIEFIYGGIRSARLPLIKLFVQKILHLFLHTKTITNSYAAKNYLVNNGFSYSKIVVIPNSVEPIPESINHTDDKAIRILTVARFDKSKDYFTSLLIIKSISEKIPRSIKLEYYIVGYGKLKKQILKKIKLLSLQEIVKVIENPTNVSLYYRTSNVYLSTSLFEGMSNSILEAMSYSLPIIATDVGDNNQIVVDGENGFLLPIKNLSSIAEKLLLLCSNSDMRTSMGKKSYEFISKNFSSEIFRKRYINLIENEFKA; this is translated from the coding sequence ATGAATATTGCAGTAATTAGTAATACGCTTTTAAAAGGTGGTGCAGAAAAGCAAAGTCTATTATTAGTTAATAATCTAAAGGATAGATATAATATTTTTCTAATAGTGTTATACGGTGATCAAGTTGAGAAAGAATACTTAGATTTTATAAAATTTAATAATATTAACCTTATCCTTATCAAAGGAAATTTATTAAAAAAGATAATTGCATTATTTAGAATATTTAGAGACAATGAAATTGATATGGTTTTTTCTTATCTGCTTAAAGGTAATTTAATAAGTGGTATTTGCGGTCGGTTAGCAGGTATTGAATTCATTTATGGGGGTATAAGAAGCGCCAGATTGCCTTTAATAAAATTATTTGTCCAGAAAATATTGCACCTATTTCTTCATACTAAAACCATTACGAATAGTTATGCAGCGAAAAATTACTTAGTTAACAATGGTTTTAGTTATTCAAAAATTGTAGTTATTCCAAATAGCGTTGAACCTATACCAGAATCAATAAATCACACAGATGATAAAGCGATCAGAATATTGACTGTTGCGCGATTTGATAAATCAAAGGATTATTTTACTTCACTTTTAATTATTAAGTCAATTAGCGAAAAAATTCCTAGATCAATAAAATTAGAATATTATATAGTTGGATATGGTAAATTGAAAAAACAGATTCTGAAAAAAATTAAATTATTGTCATTGCAAGAAATAGTTAAGGTTATTGAAAATCCAACAAATGTTAGCTTATATTATCGTACAAGCAATGTATATCTTAGCACGTCATTATTTGAAGGTATGTCGAATTCTATACTCGAAGCGATGTCATATTCTCTTCCGATAATTGCAACAGATGTTGGAGATAATAACCAAATAGTTGTTGATGGTGAAAATGGATTTTTATTACCGATAAAAAACTTAAGTTCTATCGCTGAAAAACTATTATTACTTTGTTCTAACTCTGATATGCGTACATCAATGGGAAAGAAAAGTTATGAGTTTATCAGTAAGAATTTTTCATCTGAAATATTCAGAAAACGATATATCAATCTAATTGAAAATGAATTCAAAGCCTAA
- a CDS encoding oligosaccharide flippase family protein: MQLSNLFRLESASLKKLSTVLFIGQVTAFVIYYLSTFILVRILNTNDYGVFQQFNLLITTFTPIFGFTLVTSLYYFYPISNELDKKSFVIQTYLLLIVIGIFAATLFILFKNELLLFLNFNELNQVNKWLFLSMSIFLVSTISENIFILEKKVWFILLFAPIEKTVYLVFVIICAINNKNFEGAIFGYFLYVVLKLTLVSTYIYVKYLGNFHIIIKKKNILDQIKYCAPFFGGLLIYTLSQKFDKVLVNQYITSTDYGIYSISFLSVPLLANLISSINNVSIPKYVEMYKNGDIYGMIILYKKIVSTTSAIVIPMVVFFFTFADKVIIVLFTSRFENAIPYYRIFIITFLLLMTSSGLILRASNKTKIIFYTNFAACLVVLIVGFIIIPRYKLLGGIITASVSIITPIILQLAAESRLLKVGLLKMLPYTTIVKISIISIIPLPVFIYLHLLVNNDLLFLLFSFVIYSVLVGIFEYILDIIPYKEKIRQLCKIFF; the protein is encoded by the coding sequence ATGCAATTATCAAATCTTTTTCGGCTAGAATCTGCTTCTCTCAAAAAACTTAGTACTGTTCTATTTATAGGGCAAGTAACTGCATTTGTAATATATTACTTATCTACATTTATATTAGTTAGAATACTTAATACAAATGATTATGGAGTCTTCCAACAATTTAATTTGTTGATTACTACGTTTACACCAATATTTGGTTTTACATTAGTTACCAGTCTCTATTATTTTTACCCCATATCCAATGAGTTGGACAAAAAATCCTTTGTAATCCAAACTTATTTATTATTAATAGTAATAGGTATTTTTGCAGCAACCCTGTTTATTTTATTTAAGAATGAATTATTGCTCTTTCTTAATTTTAATGAACTGAATCAGGTGAATAAATGGCTATTTTTATCAATGAGTATCTTCTTAGTAAGCACGATCTCTGAGAATATCTTTATCCTTGAAAAAAAAGTTTGGTTCATTTTACTATTTGCCCCTATAGAAAAAACAGTTTATTTAGTTTTTGTAATTATCTGTGCAATAAATAATAAAAATTTTGAAGGTGCAATATTTGGATATTTTTTATATGTGGTATTAAAATTAACACTTGTGTCAACTTATATTTATGTAAAATATTTAGGAAACTTTCATATTATAATAAAAAAGAAAAATATTTTGGATCAAATTAAATATTGTGCACCATTTTTTGGGGGATTGTTAATTTATACATTATCTCAAAAATTTGACAAAGTATTAGTAAACCAATACATCACGTCTACTGATTATGGTATTTACAGTATATCGTTTTTAAGTGTACCACTGTTGGCAAACCTAATTTCCTCAATTAACAATGTATCTATCCCAAAATATGTAGAAATGTACAAAAATGGTGATATTTATGGGATGATTATTTTATATAAAAAAATTGTATCAACTACCTCTGCTATAGTAATACCAATGGTTGTTTTTTTTTTCACCTTTGCAGACAAAGTTATAATAGTTTTATTTACATCAAGATTTGAAAATGCAATACCATATTATAGAATTTTTATCATAACATTTTTGCTTTTAATGACATCATCTGGTCTTATTCTTCGTGCATCTAATAAAACAAAAATTATATTTTACACTAACTTTGCAGCCTGCCTAGTTGTATTAATAGTTGGATTTATTATTATACCGAGATACAAACTTTTAGGAGGTATAATTACTGCATCAGTTTCAATAATCACACCTATAATTTTGCAATTAGCTGCGGAGTCAAGATTACTAAAGGTAGGTTTATTAAAAATGTTGCCATACACCACGATTGTTAAAATATCAATAATCTCTATTATCCCGCTACCTGTATTTATTTACTTACATTTACTTGTGAATAACGACCTGTTATTTTTATTGTTCAGTTTTGTAATTTATAGCGTATTAGTTGGTATTTTCGAATATATATTGGATATTATTCCCTATAAAGAAAAAATCCGACAATTGTGTAAAATATTTTTTTAA
- a CDS encoding glycosyltransferase family A protein — translation MTSLIMFTQPTFSVFTATFNRAKFLPKLYEALLNQTFKSFEWLIIDDGSSDNTQKIIENFVEENKISIKYIYQEHKGKHAATNKALDLANGIFFLPLDDDDLPLNNALSLLISTYEDIPEVVKPYFSAVTGLCIDPEGKVIGDAFPEDIIDSDPIEMYYKFKIKGDKWGCQLTKIRKQYKYPVPSMKLNYYPEITIFGEIAKKYKTRYINKPLKIVRYHSDGLSKRKLPNAYSKKISHMYILNEHIDYFEKNPYEFFIHSILYTRWSLHCKKIEIKGIKPILSKILILVSFPAGFLFYLYDKFYAQKKI, via the coding sequence TTGACTAGTCTGATTATGTTTACGCAACCTACGTTTTCAGTTTTTACAGCAACATTCAATCGTGCAAAATTTCTACCCAAGCTTTACGAAGCTTTATTAAACCAGACTTTTAAAAGTTTTGAATGGCTGATTATAGATGATGGTTCTTCTGATAACACTCAAAAAATAATTGAAAATTTTGTGGAAGAAAATAAAATTAGTATCAAATACATTTACCAAGAACATAAAGGTAAACATGCTGCCACTAACAAAGCTTTAGATTTAGCAAATGGGATTTTCTTTTTACCACTAGATGATGATGATTTACCACTAAACAATGCACTGTCTTTACTGATATCAACTTACGAGGACATACCTGAAGTTGTAAAACCATATTTTTCTGCAGTCACAGGATTATGTATTGATCCAGAGGGAAAAGTTATTGGTGATGCTTTCCCGGAAGATATTATTGATTCAGATCCTATTGAAATGTATTATAAGTTTAAAATAAAAGGTGATAAGTGGGGATGTCAATTAACCAAAATACGCAAGCAATATAAATATCCTGTACCTTCAATGAAATTAAATTACTATCCTGAAATTACAATTTTTGGAGAGATTGCAAAAAAATACAAAACTAGATACATAAATAAGCCATTAAAAATTGTTAGATATCATTCTGATGGTTTATCAAAAAGAAAATTACCTAATGCGTATTCAAAAAAAATTTCACATATGTATATACTTAATGAACATATAGATTATTTCGAGAAAAATCCATATGAGTTCTTTATCCATAGTATACTATATACACGTTGGTCGCTTCATTGCAAAAAAATAGAAATTAAAGGAATAAAACCTATTCTAAGTAAGATACTTATTTTAGTATCATTTCCGGCAGGTTTTTTATTTTACTTGTATGACAAATTTTACGCACAAAAAAAAATCTAA
- a CDS encoding SLBB domain-containing protein, giving the protein MNKICFLLFILFSFSILLNAQDDVQIGSNLNNYRQTQGGLFDYSDPSGINIKVQLWGYVKYPGYYIIPSYCSMNDLISFAGGPLEDALMEDVKIYRKSDEKLELFKFNFNDLLWEDTILTEISFPKLIAGDVVIVPGEPRYFLRQDVSFYLSITTALASIVAIIISLTK; this is encoded by the coding sequence ATGAATAAAATTTGTTTTTTACTTTTTATATTATTTTCATTTTCAATACTATTAAATGCACAGGATGATGTGCAGATAGGCAGTAATCTGAACAATTACAGACAGACTCAAGGCGGATTATTTGATTACTCTGATCCGTCAGGTATAAATATTAAGGTACAATTATGGGGGTATGTTAAATATCCCGGTTACTACATAATTCCATCATACTGCAGTATGAATGACCTTATTTCGTTTGCCGGTGGTCCATTAGAAGACGCATTGATGGAAGATGTGAAGATATACAGAAAATCAGACGAAAAACTTGAACTGTTTAAATTCAATTTTAATGACCTGCTTTGGGAGGACACTATACTTACTGAAATAAGCTTTCCAAAATTAATTGCCGGAGACGTAGTAATTGTTCCGGGTGAACCAAGGTACTTCTTAAGACAAGATGTATCGTTCTACCTGTCAATCACAACTGCCCTGGCATCAATTGTTGCAATAATCATCAGTTTAACCAAATAA
- a CDS encoding polysaccharide biosynthesis tyrosine autokinase — protein sequence MNNQNSFEPGFEEQQSSTLKDYLILFSVNLKPVLTILAASLIISIIYALTAPDIFKTTTALKITKPGGSILQSPLLPEINDFGNDRFIANEIEILKSYNLRERIAKILTDSLLKSPDREDFSLLLINELGKDKTPASVPEAAKILEDAVQIEQKRGLDIIDISVQSKEPAEAVLIANVYAKEYLIYNLEINRNQLIFVRKFLDNQRQEKKEQLNEAEEILRSYQEKGGIIALDQQAQTLIQQLAQFEAQRNAVQIELEASNEILKQYRNELQQQDPKLADYLTSATSEAYIKALQNQIAELQIRRDLSMTNAEPKSNFTTQLKEYDIKINELKKKLDEKIKVLKAGIFASSPEEVKNLSQKIIEEEIKNGSLHTTLAELNIVVKRYDERFNRLPKTSIELARFQRNRESLEKLYTLVEERYQEALINEQSQPGNVLIIDNARIPDNPSKPNRVLIIIVGIFIGFGLAFAYVFLKNYFDNTVKTPEDIQNSKMNLLGWIPQVDELIDKENSKIDFIISHKPDSVTSESFRALRTRIQFSRPDKENLKTIVLTSPAPQEGKTFVTVNLAGSFAQAEKKVLLVDCDLRKPRVHRIFEAQKDPGLIDYLVGEKTLDEVIHKSTLKNLYYITSGTIPPNPAEMLDSIQMDEFLKLVRDKFDYVIIDSPPIIAVTDAEILTKKVDGTILVVSSEVTEYRMMERANQLIQHDNTTLIGIVLNGFDTNSAYGTYYKYKYYYYYAAK from the coding sequence ATGAACAATCAGAATTCATTTGAACCTGGCTTTGAAGAACAGCAAAGCAGTACATTAAAAGATTATTTAATATTATTCAGCGTTAATCTTAAACCTGTATTAACAATATTGGCGGCAAGTCTTATTATATCAATAATATATGCTTTAACTGCACCTGATATATTTAAAACAACTACTGCATTGAAGATAACAAAACCCGGCGGCAGCATTTTACAATCACCACTGCTTCCGGAGATAAATGATTTTGGCAATGACAGATTTATTGCTAATGAAATTGAAATACTTAAAAGCTATAACCTGCGAGAACGAATTGCAAAAATTTTAACAGACTCCCTTTTAAAAAGTCCTGACAGGGAAGATTTCTCATTATTGCTTATTAACGAACTGGGGAAAGATAAAACACCTGCAAGTGTACCTGAAGCAGCTAAAATACTTGAAGATGCTGTTCAAATAGAACAAAAGCGCGGGCTTGATATAATTGATATAAGCGTTCAATCGAAAGAACCTGCTGAAGCTGTTTTGATAGCAAATGTATATGCTAAAGAATATCTTATATATAATTTAGAAATAAACAGGAATCAATTGATATTTGTTCGGAAGTTTCTGGATAATCAAAGGCAGGAGAAAAAGGAACAACTTAATGAAGCTGAAGAAATATTAAGATCATATCAGGAAAAAGGCGGAATAATAGCACTTGATCAACAGGCACAAACTTTAATACAACAGCTTGCACAATTTGAAGCTCAGAGAAACGCTGTACAAATTGAGCTTGAAGCATCTAATGAAATATTAAAACAATATAGAAATGAACTTCAGCAGCAGGATCCAAAACTTGCAGATTATCTGACCAGCGCAACATCTGAAGCTTATATCAAAGCACTTCAGAATCAGATTGCAGAACTTCAGATACGCCGCGATCTATCTATGACAAATGCTGAGCCCAAGAGTAATTTTACAACTCAGTTGAAAGAATATGACATAAAAATAAACGAACTTAAAAAGAAACTTGATGAAAAAATTAAAGTGCTGAAAGCAGGTATTTTTGCCAGCAGCCCTGAGGAGGTAAAAAATCTTAGCCAGAAAATAATTGAGGAAGAGATTAAAAACGGATCACTGCATACAACATTAGCAGAATTAAATATAGTGGTAAAAAGATACGATGAAAGATTTAACAGACTGCCAAAAACATCTATTGAACTTGCAAGGTTTCAGAGAAACAGAGAATCTTTAGAAAAGCTTTATACTCTGGTTGAAGAGAGATATCAGGAAGCATTGATTAATGAGCAATCTCAGCCGGGCAACGTGCTGATAATTGATAACGCACGTATTCCCGACAATCCAAGCAAACCAAACAGAGTACTTATAATTATTGTGGGTATATTTATCGGATTTGGATTAGCATTTGCGTATGTCTTTCTTAAAAATTATTTTGATAACACTGTTAAAACTCCTGAAGATATTCAGAATAGCAAAATGAATCTGCTTGGATGGATACCACAGGTTGATGAACTTATTGACAAAGAGAACAGTAAAATTGATTTTATTATTTCACACAAACCTGATTCAGTAACAAGTGAATCATTCAGAGCACTACGAACCAGAATTCAGTTTTCCAGACCTGATAAAGAAAATCTAAAAACAATCGTCCTTACTTCACCGGCACCACAGGAAGGAAAAACTTTTGTTACGGTAAACCTTGCAGGAAGTTTTGCACAGGCGGAAAAGAAAGTTCTTTTAGTTGACTGCGATCTTAGAAAGCCGAGGGTACACCGTATATTCGAAGCTCAAAAAGATCCCGGACTGATTGATTATCTTGTCGGTGAAAAAACTCTTGATGAAGTTATTCATAAAAGCACACTGAAAAATTTGTACTATATAACTTCAGGTACAATTCCGCCAAACCCTGCTGAGATGCTTGATTCAATACAGATGGATGAATTTCTAAAACTTGTTAGAGATAAGTTTGATTATGTAATAATAGATTCCCCTCCCATTATTGCAGTTACGGATGCTGAGATATTAACAAAAAAAGTGGATGGAACTATACTTGTTGTATCTTCAGAGGTAACCGAATATCGTATGATGGAAAGAGCTAATCAGCTTATTCAGCACGATAATACTACTTTGATTGGTATTGTGCTTAATGGGTTTGATACTAATAGTGCTTATGGAACATATTATAAGTATAAGTACTATTATTATTACGCTGCTAAGTAG
- a CDS encoding glycosyltransferase family 4 protein has protein sequence MTYSRSKWINWWPYPLLKQLFDINYIIIIHGGGLSKWIFKTPHKKLFKYAHEIIGISNRICDEYKLRTSKKVLYIPPLIPFSVQTKSKNESKMELNLLPNSLVFLYVGSLKKLKDPKTILEALSILGLSFLQEHNIYLFMIGDGPLKEELINFTLDNKLSERVIIKGIIERTIVPLYYTASDYFIISSEYEGTPLSLLEALFNNLTVIGSDSPGINNIIQNGFNGYLFKTGDARNLAEIIAYSIKSESEETIRANAKRTFIENYNYEVMLTQYLTILENNE, from the coding sequence TTGACATACAGTAGATCAAAATGGATTAATTGGTGGCCATATCCATTATTAAAACAATTGTTCGATATAAATTATATAATCATTATTCATGGTGGTGGTTTGTCAAAGTGGATTTTTAAAACACCACATAAGAAATTATTCAAATACGCACATGAAATTATTGGTATCTCAAATCGAATATGTGATGAATATAAACTAAGGACATCCAAAAAAGTACTTTATATACCACCATTAATTCCATTTAGCGTTCAAACCAAATCAAAAAATGAATCTAAAATGGAGTTAAATTTACTACCAAATAGTCTTGTATTCTTATACGTTGGATCCCTAAAAAAGCTAAAGGATCCAAAGACTATCCTAGAAGCACTAAGCATACTTGGATTAAGTTTTTTGCAAGAACATAATATTTATTTATTTATGATAGGTGATGGCCCACTAAAAGAAGAATTGATCAATTTCACATTGGACAATAAATTATCTGAAAGAGTTATCATTAAAGGAATTATTGAACGCACAATTGTCCCGCTATATTATACTGCAAGTGATTATTTTATCATTTCATCAGAATACGAGGGTACTCCATTGTCTTTGCTTGAGGCATTGTTTAATAACTTAACAGTAATTGGCTCGGACTCACCAGGTATTAATAATATAATCCAAAATGGGTTTAACGGTTACTTATTTAAAACTGGTGATGCCAGGAATCTTGCAGAAATAATTGCGTACTCAATTAAAAGTGAAAGCGAAGAAACTATTCGTGCTAATGCAAAACGTACATTTATCGAGAACTATAATTATGAAGTAATGTTAACCCAATATTTAACTATTCTTGAAAATAATGAGTAA